The Zingiber officinale cultivar Zhangliang chromosome 9A, Zo_v1.1, whole genome shotgun sequence genome window below encodes:
- the LOC122019248 gene encoding protein FAR-RED IMPAIRED RESPONSE 1-like produces the protein MEQGKSDSNEVNDNNENVHQDLSPSSLNEVMIPKIGMTFLSEDEVRNFYKSYAQNVGFGISKLGGKKEDDGKQKYFCFGCAKSGKTVSQGKNALYPRPSTKTNCKAKINVVIRNDDNFVINSVSLEHNHVLSPGKSRHFRCNKLLDSTTKRKLELNDQAGITLSKSFHSLVVEAGGYKNLSFDERKCRNFISEARRLRLGDGDAEALSNYFCRMQSRNSNFFYVLDLDEESRIRNVFWVDARCRAAYDYFSDVVTFDTTYLTNSYDMPFAPFVGVNHHGQSILLGCGLLSSEDSETFIWLFKSWLTCMLGRAPKAIITDQCRAMAIAIEEIFPNSHHRLCLWHIMKKLPAKLGGHAQYKMIKKQLKNIVYNSLTVDECDGRWMTMIEHFNLENNDWLKSLYEQRNKWIPVYVKDKFWAGMSTSQRSESMNAFFDEYVHSKTSLKQFVEQYDNALKKKIEKEKHLDFGSFNSMIPVITGYPIERQFQSFYTNNLFKLFQDEIRGLMFCNTSLVRQEGVAFIFEVVETLLGKNGDPIRDASFRVHYTELDCQVKCLCHLFEFRGILCRHVISVLIRMKVIEVPMNYIMDRWRKDIKHGYQSITNIYDEYVCDEERHRYNILTPLIQEVQQLGANNDDSCSILVKILKDAKEKLISIQTDHSRADQLKEASTSSSKTIHSPLKVRSRGRPPTKRKQSKIEQIVKKSVAKARKKGSLLDTISGD, from the exons ATGGAACAAGGAAAAAGTGATTCAAATGAGGTAAATGATAACAACGAGAATGTGCATCAAGACCTATCTCCGTCTAGTTTAAATGAAGTCATGATTCCTAAGATTGGAATGACTTTTTTATCTGAAGATGAAGTTCGTAATTTTTATAAATCTTATGCTCAGAATGTTGGTTTTGGTATTTCCAAATTAGGTGGAAAGAAGGAAGATGATGgaaagcaaaaatatttttgttttggaTGTGCCAAAAGTGGTAAAACAGTATCTCAAGGAAAAAATGCTTTGTACCCTAGACCTTCTACTAAGACGAATTGCAAAGCTAAGATTAATGTTGTTATTCGGAATGATGATAACTTTGTGATAAATAGTGTATCTCTTGAACATAATCATGTCTTGAGCCCGGGAAAGTCACgacattttagatgtaataaaTTATTGGATTCAACTACAAAGAGGAAACTTGAATTAAATGATCAAGCAGGAATAACTTTAAGTAAAAGTTTTCATTCATTGGTAGTTGAGGCTGGAGGCTATAAGAATTTGTCatttgatgagagaaagtgtagGAATTTTATTTCAGAAGCTAGAAGGTTGAGGTTAGGGGATGGAGATGCTGAAGCCTTGAGTAATTATTTTTGCCGCATGCAAAGTCGGAACTCAAACTTCTTTTATGTGCTTGATTTAGATGAAGAATCTCGAATAAGAAATGTTTTTTgggtagatgcaagatgtagggctgcatatgattacttttctgatgtcgtgacttttgatacaacttatttaactaatagttatgacatgccatttgctccttttgttgGGGTGAATCATCATGGTCAATCTATTTTGCTTGGATGTGGATTATTATCAAGTGAAGATTCAGAAACATTCATATGGTTGTTCAAATCTTGGCTGACATGTATGCTTGGACGTGCTCCAAAGGCCATAATCACAGACCAATGTCGTGCCATGGCAATTGCTATTGAAGAGATATTTCCGAATTCTCATCATCGTTTGTGTCTTTGGCATATAATGAAAAAACTACCAGCAAAGTTAGGTGGTCATGCTCAatataaaatgataaagaaacaatTGAAGAATATTGTTTACAACTCGCTTACTGTTGATGAATGTGATGGGAGATGGATGACAATGATTGAGCATTTTAATTTGGAGAACAATGACTGGTTGAAATCTTTGTATGAACAACGGAATAAATGGATACCTGTGTACGTCAAAGATAAGTTTTGGGCAGGTATGTCCACATCTCAAAGGAGTGAAAGTATGAATGCTTTTTTTGATGAATATGTTCATTCCAAAACTTCTTTGAAGCAATTTGTTGAACAGTATGATAATGCTCTGAAAAagaagattgaaaaagaaaaacatttggattttggttcatTTAATTCAATGATACCGGTAATTACTGGTTATCCTATTGAAAGACAATTTCAAAGTTTCTACACTaacaacttatttaagttgttccaagatGAGATAAGAGGGTTGATGTTTTGCAATACCTCACTAGTGAGGCAAGAAGGGGTTGCTTTTATATTTGAAGTGGTAGAAACTTTGTTGGGAAAAAATGGAGACCCTATAAGAGATGCTTCCTTCAGGGTACACTATACTGAGTTAGATTGTCAAGTTAAGTGTCTATGCCATCTTTTTGAGTTTCGTGGAATTTTATGTAGGCATGTGATCTCTGTATTGATACGAATGAAGGTGATTGAGGttcctatgaattatattatggatcGATGGCGCAAAGATATTAAGCATGGTTATCAAAGTATCACTAATATTTATGATGAATATGTTTgtgatgaagaaagacatcggtaTAATATTCTCACTCCATTGATACAAGAAGTTCAACAACTTGGAGCAAATAATGATGACAGTTGTTCTATTTTGGTTAAAATCTTAAAAGATGCGAAGGAAAAATTGATTTCTATTCAGACAGATCATTCAAGGGCGGACCAACTGAAAGAAGCATCTACATCGAGTTCAAAAACAATACACTCTCCATTAAAAGTACGATCTCGAGGTCGTCCACCCACAAAGAGGAAACAATCTAAGATTGAACAAATTGTGAAGAAATCAGTTGCAAAGGCCAGAAAAAAG GGTTCTTTGTTGGATACAATTTCAGGTGATTAA